A portion of the Pseudomonas protegens CHA0 genome contains these proteins:
- a CDS encoding energy transducer TonB has translation MSAHQPFELPPVQNKPRALRLLKWGAGLLLGAVAAWLLWQWANDMAGVRREAPKVPTIIPLPPPPPPPPPPPEKPKEPEPVEEKIPEPEPTPTPEEVKPEEEAPPSPADDLANPMQIDGDAQSGNDGFNVGAGKGGGMAGAGGGGLGTGTYKQYLAATFQRALREDPELRKKAYALQVDLWLGADGQVTRAELAGSSGNPETDQQVLAALRATPRLKERMPASLTLPVRLSLKGRRPE, from the coding sequence ATGAGCGCACATCAACCGTTCGAGCTGCCGCCGGTACAGAACAAGCCGCGCGCCCTGCGCCTGCTCAAGTGGGGCGCGGGGCTGCTGCTGGGTGCCGTGGCGGCCTGGCTGCTGTGGCAGTGGGCCAATGACATGGCCGGGGTGCGCCGGGAAGCGCCGAAGGTGCCGACCATCATCCCGCTGCCGCCTCCGCCGCCTCCACCCCCACCGCCGCCGGAGAAACCCAAGGAGCCGGAGCCGGTGGAAGAAAAGATCCCGGAGCCCGAACCCACGCCCACCCCGGAGGAGGTCAAGCCGGAGGAGGAAGCACCGCCATCGCCGGCGGACGATCTGGCCAACCCGATGCAGATCGATGGCGACGCCCAGTCCGGCAACGACGGCTTCAACGTCGGTGCCGGCAAGGGCGGCGGCATGGCCGGCGCCGGTGGCGGCGGGCTGGGCACCGGGACCTACAAGCAGTACCTGGCGGCGACCTTCCAGCGCGCGCTGCGCGAGGACCCGGAGCTGCGCAAGAAGGCTTATGCGCTGCAGGTGGACCTGTGGCTGGGCGCCGACGGGCAGGTGACCCGCGCCGAGCTGGCCGGCTCCAGTGGCAACCCCGAGACCGACCAGCAAGTGCTGGCGGCGCTGCGGGCCACGCCGCGCCTGAAAGAGCGCATGCCGGCCTCCCTGACTTTGCCGGTACGCCTGTCCCTCAAGGGCCGGCGACCGGAATGA
- a CDS encoding putative porin has protein sequence MISTVNRLTLALGMVALTLAGQATAAAAAPSENATINLIRLLVQQGVLKQEQADGLIAQAEKEAQQARAATAVAATGPAAAPGDVRVQYVPAIVRDQIRDQVKAEVMATAKQENWAQPNTFPDWISRISFDGDIRLRDESRFFADNNSNELVDYAKLNDSGPYDVNKDTNSKLPPLLNTREDRDNLFRLRARLGMKAVISPEWTAGIRIGTGSDNNPVSTTQTLGGGFGKKDIWLDQGYLTWKATQDLTLTGGRIANPFYSTDMLYSNDLNFDGVAALFNHKLSSDWGLFGTLGVFPVEYTNDTATSNGFDKNESDTKWLFGGQIGANWKINRSNSLKGALAYYRFDDIEGQRSSPCAPWAGAPGCDTDGSRVAFMQKGNSVFLLRDITPNPATPGLTPQPQFVGLASKFDVLDLNLAWDTELPDDLRLRSQTNFIRNLAYDKGEMLKRSEGEIVNNINSQGQFESGGNALMVQFTLGNALEMKKAGDWNLLAGYKYIQPDALPDGFNDSSFHLGGTNAKGYFLGGNYGIDKNIYATARYMSASEVYGPRYEVDVMQLELNTRF, from the coding sequence ATGATTTCCACCGTGAATCGATTGACCCTGGCGCTCGGCATGGTCGCCCTGACCCTGGCCGGACAGGCCACGGCCGCCGCGGCCGCGCCCTCGGAGAACGCCACGATCAACCTGATCCGTCTGTTGGTGCAGCAGGGGGTATTGAAGCAGGAGCAGGCCGACGGGCTGATCGCCCAGGCCGAGAAAGAAGCCCAGCAGGCCCGCGCGGCCACCGCCGTGGCGGCAACCGGCCCGGCTGCGGCGCCCGGTGATGTGCGGGTGCAATACGTGCCGGCCATCGTCCGCGACCAGATCCGCGATCAGGTCAAGGCCGAGGTCATGGCCACCGCCAAGCAGGAAAACTGGGCCCAGCCCAACACCTTCCCGGACTGGATCTCGCGCATCAGCTTCGACGGCGACATCCGCCTGCGCGACGAGTCGCGGTTCTTCGCCGACAACAACAGCAACGAGCTCGTCGACTACGCCAAGCTCAACGACAGTGGCCCCTACGACGTCAACAAGGACACCAACAGCAAGCTGCCGCCGCTGCTCAACACCCGCGAGGACCGCGACAACCTGTTCCGCCTGCGCGCGCGCCTGGGGATGAAGGCGGTGATCTCGCCGGAATGGACCGCCGGCATCCGCATCGGCACCGGCTCGGACAACAACCCGGTGTCCACCACCCAGACCCTGGGCGGCGGCTTTGGCAAGAAGGACATCTGGCTCGACCAGGGCTACCTGACCTGGAAGGCCACCCAGGACCTGACCCTGACCGGCGGGCGGATCGCCAACCCGTTCTATTCCACCGACATGCTGTATTCCAACGACCTGAACTTCGACGGCGTGGCGGCGCTGTTCAACCACAAGCTCAGCAGCGACTGGGGCCTGTTCGGCACCCTCGGCGTATTCCCGGTGGAGTACACCAACGACACCGCCACCAGCAACGGCTTCGACAAGAACGAGAGCGACACCAAGTGGCTGTTCGGCGGGCAGATCGGCGCCAACTGGAAGATCAACCGCAGCAACAGCCTCAAAGGCGCCTTGGCCTACTACCGTTTCGACGACATCGAAGGCCAGCGCTCCAGCCCTTGTGCGCCTTGGGCCGGGGCCCCGGGCTGCGACACCGACGGCTCGCGCGTCGCCTTCATGCAGAAGGGCAACAGCGTGTTCCTGCTGCGCGACATCACCCCCAACCCGGCCACCCCGGGCCTGACCCCGCAGCCGCAGTTCGTCGGCCTGGCCTCGAAGTTCGACGTGCTCGACCTGAACCTGGCCTGGGACACCGAATTGCCGGACGACCTGCGCCTGCGCAGCCAGACCAACTTCATTCGCAACCTGGCCTACGACAAGGGCGAGATGCTCAAGCGCAGCGAGGGCGAGATCGTCAACAACATCAACAGCCAGGGCCAGTTCGAAAGCGGCGGCAATGCGCTGATGGTGCAGTTCACCCTGGGCAACGCCCTGGAAATGAAGAAGGCCGGGGACTGGAACCTGCTGGCTGGCTACAAGTACATCCAGCCCGACGCCTTGCCCGACGGCTTCAACGACTCCTCGTTCCACCTGGGGGGCACCAACGCCAAGGGCTATTTCCTGGGCGGCAACTACGGCATCGACAAGAACATCTACGCCACGGCCCGCTACATGAGCGCCTCGGAAGTCTACGGGCCGCGCTACGAGGTGGACGTGATGCAGCTTGAACTCAACACGCGCTTCTAA
- a CDS encoding YbjN domain-containing protein, whose amino-acid sequence MTLINSVTTESLTDLLQGAGYRVNQTEQNGIVQLLSASQGIGYAVRFGNPGSEAGHYVDFTYSCALRVQGELPAGLAELWNASRRFARLSLQGEFLVMEMDVVVAGVGETHLRSQLELWDRLLQEFIVYLREYSQQAAQLQAQAEAPQAAQSQPREEAATL is encoded by the coding sequence ATGACCTTGATTAACAGCGTCACCACCGAAAGCCTCACCGACCTGCTGCAAGGCGCCGGCTACCGGGTCAACCAGACCGAACAGAACGGCATCGTGCAACTGCTCAGCGCCAGCCAGGGCATCGGCTACGCCGTGCGCTTCGGTAACCCGGGCAGCGAAGCCGGGCACTACGTGGACTTCACCTACAGCTGCGCGCTGCGGGTGCAGGGCGAATTGCCGGCCGGGCTGGCGGAACTGTGGAACGCCTCACGGCGCTTTGCCCGGCTGTCGCTGCAGGGCGAATTCCTGGTGATGGAGATGGACGTGGTGGTGGCCGGCGTCGGCGAGACCCACCTGCGCAGCCAGCTGGAGCTGTGGGATCGGTTGCTGCAGGAGTTCATCGTCTACCTGCGCGAATACAGCCAGCAGGCGGCCCAGTTGCAGGCGCAGGCCGAAGCGCCCCAGGCGGCGCAAAGCCAACCCCGGGAAGAGGCGGCCACCCTGTGA
- a CDS encoding peptidylprolyl isomerase, whose product MKKPTLVVGAGALTLLGLALGLALRPGNDPVAAQQPAPTPLQQQLASTPAVARLGNQQVAAEELKRLFASLPEESRGQLRGNRPALEAWIRSRLAEKAVLEQADAQGWRQRPEVEQQTRAATEQIVFRDYLQSVSQVPADYPSPAELQQAYDRGKSAWMTPPLYRVSQIFLGVAEPQAAEQVRRQAQELSRKAQAAPGEFAALAAQYSQDRDSAQRGGDSGLQPLQQLLPEVRSAVARLKVGGVSEVVQSAAGFHVLKLTEQQPARTASLDELRDRLTQALRAQRQEQIAKAYLEGMLNTATLSIDGAVLNQVLEDKL is encoded by the coding sequence GTGAAAAAGCCCACCCTGGTGGTCGGTGCCGGGGCACTGACCTTGCTCGGCCTGGCGTTGGGCCTGGCCCTGCGCCCGGGCAATGACCCGGTGGCGGCGCAGCAGCCGGCCCCGACCCCGCTGCAACAACAACTGGCGTCTACGCCCGCTGTGGCGCGCCTAGGCAATCAGCAGGTGGCGGCCGAGGAGCTCAAGCGCCTGTTCGCCAGCCTGCCCGAGGAATCCCGGGGGCAATTGCGCGGCAATCGCCCGGCGCTGGAAGCCTGGATTCGTTCACGGCTGGCGGAAAAGGCCGTGCTGGAGCAGGCCGATGCCCAGGGCTGGCGCCAGCGCCCGGAGGTGGAGCAGCAGACCCGCGCCGCCACCGAACAGATCGTGTTTCGCGACTATCTGCAGTCGGTCAGCCAGGTGCCGGCGGACTACCCCAGCCCGGCGGAGTTGCAGCAGGCCTATGACAGAGGCAAGTCGGCGTGGATGACACCGCCGTTGTACCGGGTCAGCCAGATCTTCCTCGGGGTCGCCGAGCCCCAGGCGGCCGAGCAGGTACGCCGCCAGGCGCAGGAGCTGAGCCGCAAGGCCCAGGCCGCGCCGGGGGAGTTTGCCGCCTTGGCGGCGCAGTACTCCCAGGACCGGGACAGCGCCCAGCGCGGTGGCGACTCCGGCCTGCAGCCCTTGCAGCAACTGCTGCCGGAGGTGCGCAGCGCGGTGGCCCGGCTCAAGGTGGGCGGGGTGTCCGAGGTGGTGCAGAGCGCGGCGGGTTTCCACGTGCTCAAGCTCACCGAACAGCAGCCGGCACGGACTGCCAGCCTGGACGAACTGCGTGATCGCCTGACCCAGGCCCTGCGCGCCCAGCGCCAGGAGCAGATCGCCAAGGCCTACCTGGAAGGCATGCTCAACACTGCGACCCTGAGCATCGATGGCGCGGTGTTGAACCAGGTCCTGGAGGACAAGCTGTAG
- a CDS encoding LysR family transcriptional regulator, protein MSFLEPAPLQGFAPYTAPQEPREAWLALAAGIEPAVAQYFLVSARCGCFMQAARSLNIKATLLRKQLAQLEEHLRRSLFCYQGNALSLSREGLQLQAQLIALAHQRRLPVIEQPLIRVAVAETILHDILGRDLIALLRRNASARLEIISIDSDLSLQALSADLVLWLAAEDSPLPGPSFATREPMPLARIDYLPHIAKRYSRVAARPDSLDDLADYMLVQWQHDRHIEPFRPWNSLVEQRLAGVVQVHSYELMLEMIRCSACIGLLPQYMSRFDRGLTALPGLFEESMQRRAWLAVNAQVEHEEQVQQLVELILNTFSERQDWFV, encoded by the coding sequence ATGTCATTTCTCGAACCCGCTCCACTCCAGGGCTTTGCGCCATACACCGCGCCCCAGGAACCCCGGGAAGCCTGGCTGGCCCTGGCCGCCGGCATCGAACCTGCGGTGGCCCAGTATTTTCTGGTCAGCGCCCGTTGCGGCTGCTTCATGCAGGCGGCCCGCAGCCTGAACATCAAGGCCACGCTGCTGCGCAAGCAACTGGCGCAGTTGGAGGAGCACCTGCGTCGTTCGCTGTTCTGCTACCAGGGCAATGCCTTGAGCCTGAGCCGCGAAGGCCTGCAACTGCAGGCCCAGCTGATTGCCCTGGCCCACCAGCGGCGGCTGCCGGTGATCGAGCAACCCCTGATCCGCGTGGCCGTGGCGGAAACCATCCTCCACGACATCCTTGGCCGTGACCTGATCGCCTTGCTGCGGCGCAACGCCAGCGCCCGGCTGGAAATCATCTCCATCGACAGCGACCTGTCCCTGCAGGCCCTGAGCGCCGACCTGGTGCTGTGGCTGGCGGCCGAGGATTCACCCCTGCCGGGCCCCAGCTTCGCCACCCGCGAACCCATGCCCCTGGCGCGCATCGACTACCTGCCGCACATCGCCAAGCGCTACTCCCGGGTCGCGGCCCGCCCCGACAGCCTGGACGACCTGGCGGACTACATGCTGGTGCAGTGGCAGCACGACCGTCATATCGAGCCGTTCCGGCCCTGGAACAGCCTGGTGGAACAGCGCCTGGCCGGGGTGGTGCAGGTGCATTCCTATGAACTGATGCTGGAGATGATCCGCTGCAGCGCCTGCATTGGCCTGCTGCCGCAGTACATGAGCCGCTTCGACCGCGGCCTCACCGCCTTGCCGGGCCTGTTCGAGGAAAGCATGCAACGCCGCGCCTGGCTGGCGGTCAATGCCCAGGTGGAGCATGAAGAGCAGGTACAGCAACTGGTGGAACTGATCCTCAACACCTTCAGCGAACGCCAGGACTGGTTCGTTTGA
- a CDS encoding GNAT family N-acetyltransferase, with protein sequence MPNAHPTIVIERCNEAHIDGLTALYSEPSVAAQTLQLPYQSRELWRKRVGLGQENEGLVALVALHQGAVIGSCSLLQVARVRRAHCADIGMGVSPAWQRQGIGSRLLAAVLEVADNWMNLRRVELTVYADNQAAIGLYRKFGFETEGQLRDYAVRDGGYVDVLSMARLRR encoded by the coding sequence ATGCCCAACGCCCATCCCACCATCGTCATCGAGCGGTGCAACGAAGCTCATATCGACGGCCTGACGGCGCTGTACAGCGAACCCAGTGTGGCGGCCCAGACCCTGCAACTGCCTTACCAGTCCCGCGAGTTGTGGCGCAAGCGCGTCGGGCTGGGGCAGGAAAACGAGGGACTGGTGGCCCTGGTTGCCCTGCACCAGGGTGCGGTGATCGGCAGTTGCAGCTTGCTGCAGGTGGCGCGGGTGCGCCGGGCCCATTGCGCCGATATCGGCATGGGCGTATCCCCGGCCTGGCAACGCCAGGGCATCGGCAGCCGCCTGCTGGCGGCCGTGCTGGAGGTGGCCGACAACTGGATGAACCTGCGCCGGGTGGAGTTGACGGTGTATGCCGACAACCAGGCCGCCATCGGCCTGTACCGCAAGTTCGGCTTCGAAACCGAAGGCCAGCTGCGCGACTACGCCGTACGCGACGGCGGTTATGTCGATGTGCTGAGCATGGCGCGCTTGCGTCGTTGA
- a CDS encoding aspartate/glutamate racemase family protein yields MRTIGLIGGMSWESSAEYYRLINQQVRDRLGPLRSARLLMYSVDFGPVEQAQHAGRWDDAAAILVEAARRLEAGGAECVVLCTNTMHKVAGQIEAAIGVPFVHIADPVVQAAQAAGTLSVGLLGTAFTMEQAFLKGRLEDQGLKVLVPDAAQRQAVHRIIYEELCVGVVSESSRRLYQHVIDGLQARGAEAIILGCTEIGLLLKPEHSALPLLDTTELHARAAVDFALLE; encoded by the coding sequence ATGCGCACCATCGGCCTGATCGGCGGCATGAGCTGGGAGTCCAGCGCCGAATACTATCGCCTGATCAATCAGCAGGTTCGCGATCGACTGGGGCCGCTGCGTTCAGCGCGGCTGTTAATGTACAGCGTCGACTTCGGGCCTGTCGAACAGGCCCAGCATGCCGGGCGCTGGGACGACGCGGCGGCGATCCTGGTGGAGGCAGCCCGGCGCCTGGAAGCCGGCGGCGCCGAATGCGTGGTGCTCTGCACCAACACCATGCACAAGGTCGCCGGGCAAATAGAGGCCGCCATTGGAGTGCCCTTTGTGCATATTGCCGACCCCGTGGTGCAGGCCGCCCAGGCAGCCGGCACCCTGAGCGTGGGGCTGCTGGGCACAGCCTTCACCATGGAGCAGGCGTTCCTCAAAGGCCGCCTGGAAGACCAGGGCCTGAAGGTGCTGGTGCCCGATGCAGCGCAGCGCCAGGCGGTGCACCGCATCATCTATGAGGAGCTGTGCGTGGGCGTTGTCAGCGAGAGCTCGCGGCGGCTGTACCAACACGTGATCGACGGGCTCCAGGCCCGTGGTGCCGAGGCGATCATCCTCGGCTGCACGGAAATCGGCCTGCTGCTCAAGCCCGAGCACAGCGCCCTGCCCCTGTTGGACACCACCGAATTGCATGCCCGGGCGGCGGTGGATTTCGCTTTGCTGGAGTGA
- a CDS encoding helix-turn-helix domain-containing protein codes for MPQVLEHRLLDGRLLLQLLPAAAYSARDPAQWQTLGVTLERQRGVHAIDSDRREDFDTWPGTLALTPAGIEVFSESAMGGEYLLLRWQGATPLVPGQRRMQSPGHARALALGREARRLLLAPEADELALEQCALAFLGLAQPGRAAPARAPELGQVLQQMADEYARPLSLAQLALTYGHNELRLLRDFRRAVGITPHAWITEVRLQAARRLLEHTDLPLAAVAQDCGFAHQSHLGSALRQTIGLTPRQYRLQFQRRAADTLVTPRQ; via the coding sequence ATGCCCCAGGTGCTCGAACATCGCCTGCTGGACGGCCGCCTGCTGCTGCAACTGCTGCCGGCCGCGGCCTACAGCGCCCGCGATCCGGCCCAGTGGCAGACCTTGGGGGTGACCCTGGAACGCCAGCGCGGGGTGCATGCCATCGACTCCGACCGCCGCGAGGATTTCGATACCTGGCCCGGCACCCTGGCCCTGACGCCCGCAGGCATTGAGGTGTTTTCCGAATCCGCCATGGGCGGCGAATACCTGCTGCTGCGCTGGCAGGGCGCGACGCCGCTGGTTCCTGGCCAGCGCCGGATGCAGAGCCCGGGGCATGCCCGCGCCCTGGCCCTGGGGCGCGAAGCCAGGCGCCTGCTGCTGGCGCCCGAGGCCGATGAGCTGGCTCTTGAGCAATGCGCGCTGGCGTTTCTGGGGCTGGCCCAGCCCGGGCGGGCAGCGCCAGCCCGGGCCCCGGAGTTGGGGCAGGTGCTGCAACAGATGGCCGATGAATACGCCCGGCCCCTGTCACTGGCGCAACTGGCCCTGACCTACGGCCACAACGAACTGCGCCTGCTGCGCGACTTTCGTCGTGCTGTAGGCATCACGCCCCATGCCTGGATCACCGAGGTGCGGCTGCAAGCGGCCCGGCGGCTGCTGGAGCACACGGACCTGCCCCTGGCGGCGGTTGCCCAGGACTGTGGTTTTGCCCATCAGTCCCACCTGGGCAGCGCCTTGCGCCAAACCATCGGCCTGACGCCGCGTCAGTACCGGCTGCAGTTTCAGCGCCGAGCGGCGGATACCCTGGTAACGCCTCGCCAGTGA
- the ccoN gene encoding cytochrome-c oxidase, cbb3-type subunit I: MNSATIGQAYNYKVVRQFVVATVVWGVIGMAMGVWIASQLVWPEMNLDLPWSTFGRLRPLHTSLVIFGFAGSAQFAASYYAVQRTCQVRLYSDTLAAFTFWGWQSVIVIMLITLPLGYTTTKEYAEIEFAGAVWMAVVWVAYAIVFFTTVVRRKSQHIYVGNWFFGAFILVIAMLHVVNHLSIPVDWFKSYPVYSGATDAMVQWWYGHNAVGFFLTTGFLGMMYYFVPKQVGRPVYSYRLSIVHFWALITLYIWAGPHHLHYTALPDWAQSLGMAMSLILLAPSWGGMINGMMTLSGAWHKLRTDPILRFLVLSLAFYGMSTFEGPMMAIKTVNALSHYTDWTIGHVHAGALGWVAMITFGAIYHMVPKVFGREQMYSVPLINLHFWLATIGTVLYIASMWVNGITQGLMWRAVNEDGTLTYSFVEALVASHPGFVVRFAGGVFFLSGMLLMAYNTWRTVRVADERLALSDARIA; the protein is encoded by the coding sequence ATGAACTCAGCAACAATCGGACAGGCCTACAACTACAAGGTGGTTCGCCAATTCGTCGTCGCAACAGTGGTATGGGGCGTGATCGGCATGGCCATGGGGGTGTGGATTGCCTCGCAGCTGGTGTGGCCGGAGATGAACCTCGACCTGCCCTGGAGCACCTTCGGCCGGCTGCGGCCGCTGCACACCAGCCTGGTGATCTTCGGTTTCGCCGGCAGCGCGCAGTTCGCCGCCAGCTACTACGCGGTCCAGCGCACCTGCCAGGTGCGGCTGTACTCCGACACCCTGGCCGCCTTCACCTTCTGGGGCTGGCAGTCGGTGATCGTGATCATGCTGATCACCCTGCCCCTGGGCTACACCACCACCAAGGAATACGCCGAGATCGAATTCGCCGGCGCGGTGTGGATGGCGGTGGTCTGGGTCGCCTACGCGATTGTGTTCTTCACCACCGTGGTGCGGCGCAAGAGCCAGCACATCTACGTCGGCAACTGGTTCTTCGGCGCCTTCATCCTGGTGATCGCCATGCTCCACGTGGTCAACCACCTGTCGATCCCGGTGGACTGGTTCAAGTCCTACCCGGTGTATTCCGGGGCCACCGACGCCATGGTCCAGTGGTGGTACGGGCACAACGCCGTAGGCTTTTTCCTGACCACGGGCTTTCTCGGGATGATGTACTACTTCGTGCCCAAGCAAGTCGGGCGCCCGGTGTACTCCTATCGCCTGTCCATCGTGCACTTCTGGGCGCTGATCACCCTGTACATCTGGGCCGGCCCGCACCACCTGCACTACACCGCGCTGCCGGACTGGGCCCAGTCCCTGGGCATGGCCATGTCGCTGATCCTCCTGGCCCCGAGCTGGGGCGGCATGATCAACGGCATGATGACCCTCTCCGGGGCCTGGCATAAGCTGCGCACCGACCCGATCCTGCGCTTCCTGGTGCTGTCCCTGGCGTTCTACGGCATGTCCACCTTCGAGGGCCCGATGATGGCGATCAAGACCGTCAACGCCCTGTCCCACTACACCGACTGGACCATCGGCCACGTACACGCCGGTGCCCTGGGCTGGGTGGCGATGATCACCTTCGGGGCCATCTACCACATGGTGCCCAAGGTCTTCGGCCGCGAGCAGATGTACAGCGTGCCGCTGATCAACCTGCACTTCTGGCTCGCCACCATCGGCACCGTGCTGTACATCGCCTCGATGTGGGTCAATGGCATCACCCAGGGCCTGATGTGGCGCGCGGTGAACGAAGACGGCACCCTCACCTACTCCTTCGTCGAGGCCCTGGTGGCCAGCCATCCGGGGTTCGTGGTGCGTTTCGCCGGCGGCGTGTTCTTCCTCAGCGGCATGCTGCTGATGGCCTACAACACCTGGCGCACCGTGCGCGTTGCCGATGAGCGCCTGGCGCTGAGCGACGCCCGGATCGCCTGA
- a CDS encoding nitrite/sulfite reductase: MYQYDDYDRALVLERVAQFRDQVERFMGGQLSEEEFLPLRLQNGLYMQKHAYMLRVAIPYGTLSARQMRTLASIARDFDRGYGHFTTRQNLQFNWIELAQVPDILQRLAEVEMHAIQTSGNCVRNITTEAFAGVAADEYLDPRPLAEILRQWSTINPEFLFLPRKFKIAICSAKQDRAAIMMHDIGLYLYRARSGEMLLRVIVGGGLGRTPILGLQIRDGLPWQHLLSYVEAVLRVYNRYGRRDNKYKARIKILVKALGIEAFAKEVEEEWQHLKDGPAQLTEDEFQRVASAFVPPIYERLADTDLDYGSHLAESPAFARWVARNVHPHKVPGYTCVVLSTKPGPSSPPGDVTGQQMDAVADWSERFGFGEIRIAHEQNIVLPDVPKSQLFELWQCASEHGLGTANAGLLTDIIACPGGDFCALANARSLPITLAIQQRFEDLDYLHDLGDISLNISGCMNACGHHHIGNIGILGVDKNGSEWFQVTLGGAKGRDSALGKVIGPSFSAEEIPEVIERIIATFVRYRESDEPFVETLQRIGLEPFKERVYPKAMEALA, translated from the coding sequence ATGTATCAGTACGACGACTATGACCGGGCCCTGGTGCTTGAGCGGGTGGCGCAGTTTCGCGACCAGGTCGAGCGCTTCATGGGCGGCCAACTGAGCGAGGAGGAGTTCCTGCCCCTGCGCCTGCAGAACGGCCTGTATATGCAGAAGCACGCCTACATGCTGCGGGTGGCGATTCCCTACGGCACCCTCAGCGCCCGGCAGATGCGTACCCTGGCCAGCATCGCCCGGGACTTCGACCGCGGCTACGGCCACTTCACCACCCGGCAGAACCTGCAGTTCAACTGGATCGAGCTGGCCCAGGTGCCGGACATCCTGCAGCGCCTGGCCGAGGTGGAGATGCATGCCATCCAGACCTCCGGCAACTGTGTGCGCAACATCACCACCGAGGCCTTTGCCGGGGTCGCCGCCGATGAGTACCTGGACCCGCGTCCCCTGGCGGAGATCCTGCGCCAGTGGTCCACCATCAACCCGGAATTCCTGTTCCTGCCACGCAAGTTCAAGATCGCCATCTGCTCGGCCAAGCAGGACCGCGCGGCGATCATGATGCATGACATCGGCCTCTATCTTTACCGCGCCCGCAGCGGCGAAATGCTCCTGCGCGTGATCGTCGGCGGGGGCCTGGGGCGCACGCCGATCCTTGGCCTGCAGATTCGCGACGGATTGCCCTGGCAGCACCTGCTGTCCTACGTCGAGGCGGTGCTGCGGGTCTACAACCGCTACGGCCGGCGTGACAACAAGTACAAGGCGCGGATCAAGATCCTGGTCAAGGCCCTGGGCATCGAGGCCTTCGCCAAGGAAGTGGAGGAGGAGTGGCAGCACCTCAAGGATGGCCCGGCGCAGCTCACCGAGGACGAATTCCAGCGGGTGGCCAGCGCCTTTGTGCCGCCGATCTACGAGCGCCTGGCGGACACCGATCTGGATTACGGCAGCCACCTGGCCGAGTCCCCGGCCTTCGCCCGCTGGGTGGCGCGCAATGTGCACCCGCACAAGGTGCCGGGTTATACCTGCGTGGTGCTGTCCACCAAACCGGGGCCAAGCTCGCCGCCGGGGGACGTCACCGGTCAGCAGATGGACGCGGTGGCCGACTGGTCCGAGCGCTTCGGCTTTGGCGAAATCCGTATTGCCCATGAACAGAACATCGTCCTGCCGGATGTGCCCAAGTCGCAGCTGTTCGAGCTTTGGCAGTGTGCCAGCGAACACGGTCTGGGCACCGCCAACGCGGGCTTGCTGACCGACATCATCGCCTGCCCGGGCGGTGACTTCTGCGCCCTGGCCAACGCCCGGTCGCTGCCGATTACCCTGGCCATCCAGCAGCGCTTCGAGGACCTGGACTACCTCCACGACCTGGGGGATATCAGCCTGAACATCTCCGGCTGCATGAACGCTTGCGGCCACCACCACATCGGCAATATCGGCATCCTCGGGGTCGACAAGAACGGCAGCGAGTGGTTCCAGGTCACCCTGGGCGGGGCCAAGGGCCGTGACAGCGCCCTGGGCAAGGTGATCGGGCCGTCCTTCAGCGCCGAGGAAATCCCCGAAGTGATCGAGCGCATCATCGCCACTTTCGTGCGCTACCGCGAAAGCGACGAACCCTTCGTCGAAACCCTGCAGCGCATCGGCCTGGAGCCGTTCAAGGAGCGGGTCTATCCCAAGGCTATGGAGGCGCTGGCATGA
- a CDS encoding DUF934 domain-containing protein encodes MNNLLRLHEGDAQLVEDDAWSLVRGVDDTLPDGPLILPLALWLIRRIEHHPARDGVWIGPDDEVESLKPWLKLIPLIAVDFPSFRDGRGYSQAYLLRTRLGWMGELRAIGDVLRDQLSHMRQCGFDSFAVREDKCALDALKGLAGMSVLYGRSVIEPRPLFRRR; translated from the coding sequence ATGAACAACCTGTTGCGTCTGCACGAGGGCGACGCCCAATTGGTGGAGGACGATGCCTGGAGCCTGGTGCGCGGGGTTGACGATACGCTGCCCGACGGGCCGCTGATCCTGCCCTTGGCCCTGTGGCTGATACGTCGCATCGAGCATCACCCGGCCCGGGACGGCGTTTGGATCGGTCCGGATGACGAAGTGGAAAGCCTCAAGCCCTGGCTCAAGCTGATCCCGCTGATCGCCGTGGACTTCCCCAGCTTTCGTGATGGCCGGGGTTACAGCCAGGCCTACCTGCTGCGCACTCGCCTGGGCTGGATGGGCGAATTGCGAGCGATTGGCGATGTGCTGCGCGACCAGTTGAGCCATATGCGCCAATGCGGCTTCGACAGCTTTGCCGTGCGTGAAGACAAATGCGCGCTGGACGCACTCAAAGGGTTGGCGGGGATGAGCGTGCTGTATGGCCGCTCGGTGATCGAGCCGCGGCCGCTGTTTCGTCGGCGCTGA